A genome region from Gigantopelta aegis isolate Gae_Host chromosome 3, Gae_host_genome, whole genome shotgun sequence includes the following:
- the LOC121369466 gene encoding uncharacterized protein LOC121369466: MTTVDGCDRRKVYAFVTALVKKGIKVLALDFDLTLISIHSGGVWREGTEKLASHVRPCMADLIEIAVDHGLNVCVVTFHRQSWLIRDLLKIALSKKVAGKVLVQGNSVDLMQRQGVDEFMGKEAHLITVLNEIYTKRHTVIKPEEVILLDDDEKNVHTAITFNHWAVLIPEDVTHDSFEGFTRMLLVT, encoded by the exons ATGACAACAGTCGATGGCTGCGATCGACGAAAAGTTTATGCATTTGTTACAGCTCTTGTTAAAAAGGGAATCAAGGTTCTGGCGCTAGACTTTGATCTGACTCTCATTTCCATCCACTCTGGTGGCGTCTGGCGAGAAGGGACGGAGAAATTGGCATCGCACGTGCGACCGTGCATGGCCGATTTGATCGAGATCGCAGTAGACCATGGCTTGAACGTTTGTGTTGTGACTTTCCACAGACAGTCGTGGCTAATTAGGGATTTGTTAAAAATAGCCCTCTCGAAAAA GGTTGCTGGGAAGGTTCTAGTTCAGGGTAACAGCGTTGATCTGATGCAGAGACAGGGTGTTGATGAGTTTATGGGGAAGGAGGCACACCTGATAACAGTATTAAACGAGATCTACACGAAACGGCACACGGTCATCAAGCCGGAGGAGGTCATTCTCCTTGACGACGATGAGAAGAACGTGCACACGGCCATCACCtttaaccactgggctgtgCTCATACCGGAAGACGTCACTCATGACAGTTTCGAAGGTTTTACCAGAATGCTGCTCGTTACATAG